The Kitasatospora albolonga nucleotide sequence TACGCGAGGTGAAGCCGCGCCGTGCGATCGATGTCCACGACGCCCTGCTCACGGACCTCGCGAGGCCGATCTACGACAACCAGATCGGTGCCCTGGGCGGCGCCGACCACGGCCGGCTGGCCCCGGGAGGCGTCACGGAACTGTGAGCCCGGCGGCCGCTGTCAGTGGGAGCCGCTAGGTTGGCTGCCATGCGCATCGCGACCTATAACGTCAATTCGATCACCGCCCGGCTGCCGAGGCTCCTGGCCTGGCTGGAGAGCAGCGGCACCGATGTGCTGTGCGTCCAGGAGACCAAGTGCACGGCCGAGCAGTTCCCCGCCGAAGCCCTCCGCGAGCTGGGGTACGAGTCCGCCGTCAACGCCACGGGCCGGTGGAACGGGGTCGCGCTGCTCTCCCGGGTCGGCCTCGCCGACGTCGTCACCGGGCTGCCCGGCGGCCCGGAGTACGACGGGGCGCAGGAGCCCCGCGCGATCTCCGCGACCTGCGGCCCGGTGCGGCTCTGGTCGGTCTACGTCCCCAACGGCCGGGAGGTCGAGCACCCGCACTACGCGTACAAGCTGGCCTGGCTGGAGGCCCTGCGGAAGGCCGTGGCGGCGGACGCGGCGGGGGCGACGCCGTTCGCGGTCCTGGGCGACTTCAATGTGGCCCCGACCGACGAGGACGTCTGGGACCCGGCGCTCTTCGAGGGCGCCACGCACGTCACGCCCGCCGAGCGCGCCGCCCTCTCGGCCCTGGAGGGGGAGGGGCTGGGCGAGGTCGTCCCCCGCCCGCTCAAGTACGACCGCGCGTACACCTTCTGGGACTACCGGGAGCTCCGCTTCCCCAAGAACAAGGGCATGCGGATCGACCTGACCTTCGGCAACCCCGCGTTCACCGCCGCCGTCAAGGACAGTTACGTCGACCGCGAGGAGCGCAAGGGCAAGGGCGCCTCCGACCACGCCCCCGTGGTGGTGGACCTCGACCTCTGAGCCCGAGCCGCGAGGGCCGGCCGCTGAGCCCGAGCCGCTGCGGGGTGGTCCGGGGAGGCTCCGAGCCGCTGCGGGCGGCCCGGGAGGGCCCGGACCGCCGAGGGGCGGCGGTCCGGGGAGGGCGGTGGCGGGCTCAGTGCACCGAGAACCCGCCGTCCACCTCAGTGCACCGAGAACCCGCCGTCCACAAAGACCGACTGCCCGGTGACGTACGCGGAGGACCGCCCCGCCAGGAACACCGCCGCCCCCGCGAAGTCGTCCACCAGCCCGTTGCGGCCGACCAGCGTGCGGGCGGCGAGCGCGGCGACCTTCTCCGGGTCGGCGGAGAGCTGGGTGTTGAGCGGCGTCGGAACGAACCCCGGCACCAGGGTGTTCACGGTGACGCCGTACGGTGACCACGCCTCGGCCTGGGAGCGGGCCAGCGACTCCAGGGCGCCCTTGGACACCCCGTACGCCCCGCTGTTCACAAAGGCCCGGTGCGCCTGCTGCGAGGTGATGTGGATGATCCGCCCGTACCCCCGCTCGGCCATCCCGGGGCCGAACCGCTGTCCCAGCAGGAACGGCGCCTTGAGGTTCACCGTCATCGTGGTGTCCCAGACGTCCTCGCCGAGCTCACCGAACGGCGGACGCAGGTTGATCCCGGCGCAGTTGACGAGGATGTCCGGCTCCCCGAAGGCTTCGACTGCCCCCTCGGCCGCCGTACGCACCCCCTCGGCGGTCCCCAGATCGGCGCTCACCCAGGCGGCCCGGCACCCCTCGGCCTCCAGCTCCCCGACGGTCGCCTTCAGCTCGGCCTCCCGCCGGGCCACGACGACCACGCTCGCCCCGGCCCGGGCGAGGGCGTCGGTGATGCCCCGCCCGATCCCGGAGCTGCCTCCGGTCACCACGGCGACCCGTCCGGCCAGCGAGAACAGCTCCGACAGATACGTATGCGTACTCATGTTCGTACCTTAGTGGTCCCGTGGAGCCGTGACCGGGACCGGGGGAGTTCAGCGGTGTCTGCCCGGGGTGTGGCCGTACGCCCGGCGGAAGACGTCGATGAAGGCACTGGCGGACGCCCAGCCGCAGCGGTGCGCCACGGTGGTGACCGGGGTGTCCTCCGCCAGCAGGACCAGGGCCTCGTAGAGGCGCAGCTGGGTGCGCCACTGGGGGAACGTCATGCCCAGTTCGGAGGCGAAGAGCCGGGACAGCGTGCGGGCACTCGCACCGGCCTCCCGGCTCAGGGCGTCCAGGGTGCGCCGGTCCGCCGGGTCGGCGCGCAGGATGTCGCAGATCCGGGCGAGGCGGGTGTCGGTGGGGGCGGGCAGCTGGACCGGCTGCTGCGGTGAGGCCGCCAACTGGTCCAGCAGCACGGCCCGCAGGCGCCGGCGCTCCGGACCGCCGTCGTCGGGGGTGTCGGTGCAGGCCCGGATCAGCTCCCGCAGCAGGGGGTTCACGGTCAGTACGGCCGGTGCGTCCAGCCCCAGCGGGTTCTCCGCCGGGGGCAGTCCGAGCAGCCGCAGTTCCAGCGTCCCGTGGGCGCGGTGGGCGTGCACGGTTCCGGCCGGTATCCAGATGGCCCGGTTCGCCGGTGCGATCCAGGTCCCCGCCCCGGTGGTGACGGCCAGGACACCCCGCGCGGCATAGACGATCTGGTGGTCCTCGTGGCGGTGGGGATCGATGTCCGATCCCGCCGCGAGCCACTGGGTCCGGGTCGGCGCGACCGGCTGATGGCGGATCTCGGTCATGGCTTGTCTTTATATCGGAAGTCCGACAGCCGGGGGCGTGGCGACGATGGCCGCGTGGCGAAAAACAGAGCGATAACCCTGCTGTCCATCGGGCATGCCTGCGTCGACGTCTACCAGGGCGCGGTCGCCGCGCTCGTCCCGTACTTCGTCGCGGAACGCGCCTACACCTACGCCGCGGCCTCCGGCATCGTGCTGGCCGCGTCGCTGCTGTCCTCCGTGGTGCAGCCCCTCTTCGGGATGGCGGCCGACCGCCGGACCATGCCCTGGCTGCTCCCCGTGAGCACCCTCGTCGCGGGCTCGGGGATCGCCGTCAGCGGGCTCACCGGCTCCTACGGGCCGACCCTGCTGTTCGTGGGCATCGGCGGGATCGGCGTGGCCGCGTACCACCCGGAGTCCGCCCGTGTCGCCCGGATCGCGAGCAGGGGCAGCCATACGGCGATGGGGTGGTTCTCGCTGGGCGGCAACCTCGGCTTCGCCCTCGCGCCCGTCCTCGTGGCCGCGGCCGTCGGTGCGGGCGGCCTGGGACTGACCCCGCTGCTCGTGCTCCCCGCCCTCGTCGGCAGCCTGCTTACCCTGCCGGTGCTGCGGGGTCTGGAGCGCGTCGGGTCCGGGGCCCCGGGACCGGGCGGGGCACCCCGGGGCCCCGACGACATCGCCTCGTTCGTGAGGCTCGCCCTGGCCGTGGTCTGCCGGTCGGTCGTCTTCGTCGGCCTGAGCACCTTCATCGCGTTCTACGCGCGCGAGCGCACGGGCGGCGGCGCGACGGCCGGGACCGCCGCCCTGGTCGTGCTCTACCTCGGCGGCGCGGTCGGCACGGTCCTGGGCGGAGCTCTCGCCGAACGCCGGGACCGCGTCACCGTGGTGCGCGGGTCCTATCTGCTCGCCGTGGCCGCCGTGGCGGGGCTGGTCCTGGTGCCGGGCCCGGCCTTCTACGGGTTCGTCGCCCTGACCTCGGCAGGGCTGTACATCCCGTTCTCGCTCCAGGTGACCCTGGCGCAGGACTATCTGCCCAGCCGTGTCGGTACGGCCGCCGGTGTCACCCTGGGGCTGACGATCAGCGTCGGCGGCCTGTTCAGCCCCCTGATCGGACGCCTGGCCGACATCACCTCCCTGCGGACCGCCCTGATGCCGCTCATCGCGATGCCCGCCCTGGCCTGGCTCCTCCTCCGCACCCTCACGGAACCGGCCGTACCGGACGCCCCGCACGGAGCCGCCCGGGGCCGGGCATGAGCGCGGACAGCGCGTCGGCCGGTGGTTGGGCCCCACACCCCCGGTGGGGCCCAACCACCGGCCGACGCGGCACCGGTGAGGGGTTCAGCTCACGCGTTGGCCACCACGGCGCCGAGGATCATGCCGCCGACCAGGCCCACCGCACTGACCACGATGGCGATCGTCGCGAGCCGCTCGTGCCGGACGGTCTTGGCGACGATGGCGAGTATCACGCCGACCACACCGAAGACGATCGGCAGAAAGATCAGCGAGATGACGCCCAGCACCATCGCGATGATGCTCAGCACATTGCCCGTCGAGGCGGGCTGCGGCGCACCGCCGTGGGGCTGCTGGCCGGACTGCTGGTTGCCGTACTGCGTCGTCATCTGCCGCTCCTTCGGGACAATCACCCTGAGACCTGATCGCGAGTCGGACCGGCCCAACCCCCGGGTACCCCCAACTTCTCAGCTGACACAGCGACTTCGCCCCGGACGGCGGTGAGTTCCGTCGCTCCTCCCGGAGGGGATTCCCCGGGGAAGGTCCTGGGTGAGAGGCACTGGGTGGAGCCCTGGCTGAGGGGCCCTGGGAGGCGGGCCCCTTCACCGGGTCGCGGCCGGTTCGACCGGCAGCTCCTTCGGCCCGGCGCCGCGCGCCCTGTGGTGCGCAACCGGGCAGGGATGGGACCCTAGTGGTATGAACATCCCTTTCTTGGACAACTGGCGTAAGCGTCAGGAGGGTACGCGGCGGCGGACGCTCGCGGCCGCCGTCGAGGCGGACCCCGACGGTGCGGCCGAGCTGCTCGCCGAATGCGAGCTGCTGCGTGTCCGGGCGGGGCAGCAAGGACTCGAACTGGACGACACCCCCGCCTCGTTGGCCGCCCTGGACCAGCTGCCGCCCCGCTGGCGCGACGACCCCGAGGAGCTGCCCTGGCTGGGCAACGACGCCGGTCTCTATCTGGGCACCGTCCTCGTGCGGACCGTTCCGGGGGCCACGTGGGACATCTGGCCGAGCGGGCAGCCCGTGGTGCGGCTGGAGTCCGGGCGGGAGATCGACGTCGTCACCGCCGGGCTGGACTGGGCGATGTCGGGCAGCCCCGAACTCTCCCAGGTCTACGCGGAGTCGGCCGAGAACTAGGAATTACGCCTCGGTGGCCGGGAGCCGGAACCGAGCCCTGGTGGCCGGGGACCGGAGACCGGACGCCGGAACCAGGCGCCGGAGCCAGCCTCCAGAATCGGGCCTCTATGGAGATAAACAGCCTTTTGCGCCATTTACGCGTGTCGGGTGCGAAGTCCCTTTTCGCGATGGATAGTTTGCGCTGACCTCGACACAGCGACAAGTGGGTAGGGCAGCGCATGGCCGTCGATCCGTTGATCGAACTGAGGGACGTCAACAAACACTTCGGAGAGTTGCACGTACTTCAGGACATCAATCTCACCGTCGGCCGCGGGGAGGTGGTGGTGGTCATCGGCCCCTCCGGCTCCGGGAAATCCACCCTCTGCCGGGCGGTCAACCGGCTGGAGACGATCGAGTCCGGCTCCATCCTGAT carries:
- a CDS encoding dehydrogenase, giving the protein MSTHTYLSELFSLAGRVAVVTGGSSGIGRGITDALARAGASVVVVARREAELKATVGELEAEGCRAAWVSADLGTAEGVRTAAEGAVEAFGEPDILVNCAGINLRPPFGELGEDVWDTTMTVNLKAPFLLGQRFGPGMAERGYGRIIHITSQQAHRAFVNSGAYGVSKGALESLARSQAEAWSPYGVTVNTLVPGFVPTPLNTQLSADPEKVAALAARTLVGRNGLVDDFAGAAVFLAGRSSAYVTGQSVFVDGGFSVH
- a CDS encoding exodeoxyribonuclease III, with product MRIATYNVNSITARLPRLLAWLESSGTDVLCVQETKCTAEQFPAEALRELGYESAVNATGRWNGVALLSRVGLADVVTGLPGGPEYDGAQEPRAISATCGPVRLWSVYVPNGREVEHPHYAYKLAWLEALRKAVAADAAGATPFAVLGDFNVAPTDEDVWDPALFEGATHVTPAERAALSALEGEGLGEVVPRPLKYDRAYTFWDYRELRFPKNKGMRIDLTFGNPAFTAAVKDSYVDREERKGKGASDHAPVVVDLDL
- a CDS encoding AraC family transcriptional regulator — protein: MTEIRHQPVAPTRTQWLAAGSDIDPHRHEDHQIVYAARGVLAVTTGAGTWIAPANRAIWIPAGTVHAHRAHGTLELRLLGLPPAENPLGLDAPAVLTVNPLLRELIRACTDTPDDGGPERRRLRAVLLDQLAASPQQPVQLPAPTDTRLARICDILRADPADRRTLDALSREAGASARTLSRLFASELGMTFPQWRTQLRLYEALVLLAEDTPVTTVAHRCGWASASAFIDVFRRAYGHTPGRHR
- a CDS encoding MFS transporter, with the translated sequence MAKNRAITLLSIGHACVDVYQGAVAALVPYFVAERAYTYAAASGIVLAASLLSSVVQPLFGMAADRRTMPWLLPVSTLVAGSGIAVSGLTGSYGPTLLFVGIGGIGVAAYHPESARVARIASRGSHTAMGWFSLGGNLGFALAPVLVAAAVGAGGLGLTPLLVLPALVGSLLTLPVLRGLERVGSGAPGPGGAPRGPDDIASFVRLALAVVCRSVVFVGLSTFIAFYARERTGGGATAGTAALVVLYLGGAVGTVLGGALAERRDRVTVVRGSYLLAVAAVAGLVLVPGPAFYGFVALTSAGLYIPFSLQVTLAQDYLPSRVGTAAGVTLGLTISVGGLFSPLIGRLADITSLRTALMPLIAMPALAWLLLRTLTEPAVPDAPHGAARGRA